One Gallus gallus isolate bGalGal1 chromosome 11, bGalGal1.mat.broiler.GRCg7b, whole genome shotgun sequence DNA window includes the following coding sequences:
- the SPIRE2 gene encoding protein spire homolog 2 isoform X2, whose translation MARAGGGGPRELSLEEVLKCYEQPLNEEQAWALCFQGCRAAAAAAAPSAAPLRTADIRLRGDGSVALPPPPPELPLLLTPAAEAQMVQSLGFAIYRALDWGLDENEERELSPQLEQLIDLMTNSDSEDSGCGTADEGYGGQEEEEESGEGPLRAVRTFGQAMRCCAARLADPNEAQAHYQAVCRALFAETVELKAFLAKIRDAKEMLQKLKEDEEAEERPAAELGSLRNTDWARLWVQLMRELRHGVKLKKVQEKQFNPLPTEYQLTPFEMLMQDIRARNYKLRKVMVDGDIPPRVKKDAHELILDFIRSRPPLKQASERRLRPLPQKQRTLHEKILEEIKQERKLRPVETSYRGQKGYSSLPCIPHACSSHLTSNSCIDLSMPEASTAPARPRPRVLLKAPTLAEMEEMSISEEEDSPSTESASGLPMKWDRSFSEQDLAQFQSELAGGHAAPKVLESLDPEPRPRSGSVPASYHPVPYGSTPRTALGSVEERPEDGSSTTPSSSSKHLWLEFSHPVESLALTVEEMINVRRVLVKAEMEKFLQSKELYNSLKKGKVCCCCRAKFPLFSWPAACLFCKRSVCSSCSLKMKMPSKKLAHIPVYALGFESLPGSLLAKALPLRKRETFHSLPGPGWRRVEEEFPHIYAQGSVLRDVCSDCTGFVADVICSSRRSVAVLNAAPRRPAAPRSLRCSSWHE comes from the exons ATggcgcgggcgggcggcgggggccCGCGGGAGCTGTCCTTGGAGGAGGTGCTGAAGTGCTACGAGCAGCCGCTGAACGAGGAGCAGGCGTGGGCGCTCTGCTTCCAGGGCTGccgtgccgccgccgccgccgccgccccctccgccgctccgctccgcaccGCCGACATCCGCCTCCGCGGCGACGGCAGCGTAGCGCTTCCACCCCCGCCGCCCG agctgcccctgctgctgacacctgctgctgaagcacag ATGGTTCAGTCCTTGGGCTTCGCCATCTACCGGGCGCTGGACTGGGGGCTGGATGAGAACGAGGAGCGGGAGCTGAGTccacagctggagcagctcatCGACCTGATGACCAACAGTGACTCAGAGGACAGCGGCTGCGGCACGGCCGACGAGGGCTatggggggcaggaggaggaggaggagagtgGCGAGGGGCCACTGCGAGCTGTGCGCACCTTCGGGCAGGCCATGCGGTGCTGCGCTGCACGCCTTGCAGATCCCAACGAAGCCCAGGCTCATTACCAGGCCGTGTGCCGGGCGCTCTTTGCTGAAACTGTGGAGCTCAAAGCTTTCCTGGCCAAGATCCGCGACGCCAAGGAG atgctgcagaagctgaaggaggatgaggaggcagaggagaggccggcagcagagctgggcagcctGCGCAACACGGACTGG GCCCGGCTGTGGGTGCAGCTGATGCGGGAGCTGCGGCATGGAGTCAAGCTGAAGAAGGTGCAGGAGAAGCAGTTCAACCCACTGCCCACCGAGTACCAGCTGACCCCCTTCGAGATGCTCATGCAGGACATCCGCGCGCGCAACTACAAGCTGCGCAAGGTCATG GTGGACGGGGACATCCCACCACGAGTGAAGAAGGATGCCCACGAGCTCATCCTGGACTTCATCCGCTCCCGGCCCCCACTCAAGCAG GCATCAGAGCGGCGGCTACGGCCACTGCCCCAGAAGCAGAGGACACTGCATGAGAAGATCTTGGAGGAGATCAAGCAGGAGAGGAAGCTCCGGCCCGTGGAGACATCATACCGGGGTCAGAAAG GGTACAGCTCGCTGCCCTGCATCCCACACGCCTGCTCCAGCCACCTCACCTCCAACTCCTGCATCGATCTCTCCATGCCCGAGGCCAGCACCGCGCCAGCACGGCCACGGCCCCGCGTCCTGCTCAAGGCACCCACACTGGCAGAGATGGAGGAGATGAGCATCTCCGAG GAGGAGGACTCACCGAGCACAGAGTCTGCCTCGGGGCTGCCCATGAAGTGGGACCGCTCCTTCTCAGAGCAGGACCTAGCCCAGTTCCAGAGTGAGCTTGCTGGTGGCCACGCAGCACCCAAGGTGCTGGAGTCACTGGATCCTGAGCCCCGGCCCCGATCAG GCTCTGTCCCCGCCAGCTACCACCCAGTGCCATATGGCTCCACACCCCGCACTGCCCTGGGCTCCGTGGAGGAGAGGCCAGAGGATGGCTCCAGCACTacgcccagcagcagctccaagcaCCTCTGGCTG GAATTCAGCCATCCCGTGGAGAGCCTGGCCCTCACGGTGGAGGAGATGATCAACGTGCGTAGGGTGCTGGTCAAGGCCGAGATGGAGAAGTTCCTACAGAGCAAGGAGCTCTACAACAGCCTGAAGAAGGGCAAG gtctgctgctgctgccgcgcCAAATTCCCCCTCTTCTCCTGGCCTGCAGCCTGCCTCTTCTGCAAGCG GTCTGTCTGCTCGTCCTGCAGCCTGAAG ATGAAGATGCCTTCCAAGAAGCTGGCTCACATCCCCGTCTACGCACTGGGCTTCGAGAGCCTCCCGGGCTCACTGCTGGCCAAAGCTCTGCCGCTGCGCAAGAGGGAAACCTTCCA CTCGCTGCCAGGTCCGGGCTGGCGTCGGGTGGAGGAGGAGTTCCCCCACATCTACGCTCAGGGCTCCGTGCTCCGCGACGTCTGCAGTGACTGCACGGGTTTCGTGGCCGACGTTATCTGTTCCAGCCGCCGCAGCGTCGCCGTCCTCAACGCCGCCCCCCGccggcccgccgccccgcgctccctgcgctgcagctcctggcacgaGTGA
- the SPIRE2 gene encoding protein spire homolog 2 isoform X1, producing MARAGGGGPRELSLEEVLKCYEQPLNEEQAWALCFQGCRAAAAAAAPSAAPLRTADIRLRGDGSVALPPPPPELPLLLTPAAEAQMVQSLGFAIYRALDWGLDENEERELSPQLEQLIDLMTNSDSEDSGCGTADEGYGGQEEEEESGEGPLRAVRTFGQAMRCCAARLADPNEAQAHYQAVCRALFAETVELKAFLAKIRDAKEMLQKLKEDEEAEERPAAELGSLRNTDWARLWVQLMRELRHGVKLKKVQEKQFNPLPTEYQLTPFEMLMQDIRARNYKLRKVMVDGDIPPRVKKDAHELILDFIRSRPPLKQASERRLRPLPQKQRTLHEKILEEIKQERKLRPVETSYRGQKGYSSLPCIPHACSSHLTSNSCIDLSMPEASTAPARPRPRVLLKAPTLAEMEEMSISEEEDSPSTESASGLPMKWDRSFSEQDLAQFQSELAGGHAAPKVLESLDPEPRPRSGSVPASYHPVPYGSTPRTALGSVEERPEDGSSTTPSSSSKHLWLEFSHPVESLALTVEEMINVRRVLVKAEMEKFLQSKELYNSLKKGKVCCCCRAKFPLFSWPAACLFCKRSVCSSCSLKMKMPSKKLAHIPVYALGFESLPGSLLAKALPLRKRETFQADGTRCTHSSLPGPGWRRVEEEFPHIYAQGSVLRDVCSDCTGFVADVICSSRRSVAVLNAAPRRPAAPRSLRCSSWHE from the exons ATggcgcgggcgggcggcgggggccCGCGGGAGCTGTCCTTGGAGGAGGTGCTGAAGTGCTACGAGCAGCCGCTGAACGAGGAGCAGGCGTGGGCGCTCTGCTTCCAGGGCTGccgtgccgccgccgccgccgccgccccctccgccgctccgctccgcaccGCCGACATCCGCCTCCGCGGCGACGGCAGCGTAGCGCTTCCACCCCCGCCGCCCG agctgcccctgctgctgacacctgctgctgaagcacag ATGGTTCAGTCCTTGGGCTTCGCCATCTACCGGGCGCTGGACTGGGGGCTGGATGAGAACGAGGAGCGGGAGCTGAGTccacagctggagcagctcatCGACCTGATGACCAACAGTGACTCAGAGGACAGCGGCTGCGGCACGGCCGACGAGGGCTatggggggcaggaggaggaggaggagagtgGCGAGGGGCCACTGCGAGCTGTGCGCACCTTCGGGCAGGCCATGCGGTGCTGCGCTGCACGCCTTGCAGATCCCAACGAAGCCCAGGCTCATTACCAGGCCGTGTGCCGGGCGCTCTTTGCTGAAACTGTGGAGCTCAAAGCTTTCCTGGCCAAGATCCGCGACGCCAAGGAG atgctgcagaagctgaaggaggatgaggaggcagaggagaggccggcagcagagctgggcagcctGCGCAACACGGACTGG GCCCGGCTGTGGGTGCAGCTGATGCGGGAGCTGCGGCATGGAGTCAAGCTGAAGAAGGTGCAGGAGAAGCAGTTCAACCCACTGCCCACCGAGTACCAGCTGACCCCCTTCGAGATGCTCATGCAGGACATCCGCGCGCGCAACTACAAGCTGCGCAAGGTCATG GTGGACGGGGACATCCCACCACGAGTGAAGAAGGATGCCCACGAGCTCATCCTGGACTTCATCCGCTCCCGGCCCCCACTCAAGCAG GCATCAGAGCGGCGGCTACGGCCACTGCCCCAGAAGCAGAGGACACTGCATGAGAAGATCTTGGAGGAGATCAAGCAGGAGAGGAAGCTCCGGCCCGTGGAGACATCATACCGGGGTCAGAAAG GGTACAGCTCGCTGCCCTGCATCCCACACGCCTGCTCCAGCCACCTCACCTCCAACTCCTGCATCGATCTCTCCATGCCCGAGGCCAGCACCGCGCCAGCACGGCCACGGCCCCGCGTCCTGCTCAAGGCACCCACACTGGCAGAGATGGAGGAGATGAGCATCTCCGAG GAGGAGGACTCACCGAGCACAGAGTCTGCCTCGGGGCTGCCCATGAAGTGGGACCGCTCCTTCTCAGAGCAGGACCTAGCCCAGTTCCAGAGTGAGCTTGCTGGTGGCCACGCAGCACCCAAGGTGCTGGAGTCACTGGATCCTGAGCCCCGGCCCCGATCAG GCTCTGTCCCCGCCAGCTACCACCCAGTGCCATATGGCTCCACACCCCGCACTGCCCTGGGCTCCGTGGAGGAGAGGCCAGAGGATGGCTCCAGCACTacgcccagcagcagctccaagcaCCTCTGGCTG GAATTCAGCCATCCCGTGGAGAGCCTGGCCCTCACGGTGGAGGAGATGATCAACGTGCGTAGGGTGCTGGTCAAGGCCGAGATGGAGAAGTTCCTACAGAGCAAGGAGCTCTACAACAGCCTGAAGAAGGGCAAG gtctgctgctgctgccgcgcCAAATTCCCCCTCTTCTCCTGGCCTGCAGCCTGCCTCTTCTGCAAGCG GTCTGTCTGCTCGTCCTGCAGCCTGAAG ATGAAGATGCCTTCCAAGAAGCTGGCTCACATCCCCGTCTACGCACTGGGCTTCGAGAGCCTCCCGGGCTCACTGCTGGCCAAAGCTCTGCCGCTGCGCAAGAGGGAAACCTTCCA GGCTGACGGCACACGCTGCACCCACAGCTCGCTGCCAGGTCCGGGCTGGCGTCGGGTGGAGGAGGAGTTCCCCCACATCTACGCTCAGGGCTCCGTGCTCCGCGACGTCTGCAGTGACTGCACGGGTTTCGTGGCCGACGTTATCTGTTCCAGCCGCCGCAGCGTCGCCGTCCTCAACGCCGCCCCCCGccggcccgccgccccgcgctccctgcgctgcagctcctggcacgaGTGA